The following coding sequences are from one Triticum dicoccoides isolate Atlit2015 ecotype Zavitan chromosome 4A, WEW_v2.0, whole genome shotgun sequence window:
- the LOC119285594 gene encoding protein transport protein yos1-like: MGLWMLLEGFLLLANSLAILNEDRFLGPRGWSMSEVSGNGQTKSLKGQIVGLIYATQFLRMPLIALNVLIIVVKMVSG, from the coding sequence ATGGGCTTGTGGATGCTGCTGGAGGGTTTTTTGCTTCTTGCAAATTCTTTGGCGATCCTGAATGAAGACCGCTTTCTTGGTCCCAGGGGATGGAGCATGTCTGAAGTTTCAGGAAATGGGCAAACAAAGTCGTTGAAGGGGCAGATCGTGGGGCTCATCTACGCCACACAGTTTTTGCGGATGCCCTTGATAGCGCTTAATGTTCTTATCATTGTTGTGAAAATGGTGTCAGGCTGA